One part of the Microbulbifer sp. THAF38 genome encodes these proteins:
- the fdx gene encoding ISC system 2Fe-2S type ferredoxin, protein MPKIVFLPHPEMCPEGKVVEAESGVSVIDAALANDIEIEHACEKACACTTCHVIVREGFYSLEEPDELEEDLLDKAWGLEPESRLSCQAIVEDEDLVVEIPKYTINQVSEKH, encoded by the coding sequence ATGCCGAAGATAGTATTTTTACCCCACCCGGAAATGTGCCCCGAGGGTAAAGTGGTGGAAGCGGAGAGCGGCGTCAGTGTGATCGATGCGGCCTTGGCCAATGACATCGAGATAGAGCACGCCTGTGAAAAAGCCTGTGCCTGCACTACATGTCACGTCATCGTGCGCGAAGGCTTCTACTCCCTGGAGGAGCCCGATGAACTGGAAGAGGATCTACTGGACAAGGCCTGGGGTCTGGAGCCAGAGTCGCGCCTGTCTTGTCAGGCGATCGTTGAAGATGAAGACCTGGTTGTAGAAATTCCCAAGTACACCATCAACCAAGTGTCGGAAAAGCACTGA